TTGCCATCCGAGAGCAGGGTGGCGGGGCGAGTTCCAACCTTGAGGTGATGAAGGCAGGAGCGGCGAATCTGAACGCATAGCGGCCGGAGATGATGAGGCCTGATGGGGACTCGGTGGTCGAGTAGCAAGATCCATCACGGGGTTCCCGGCTGGAGTAGAAGCAGCTGCTGGCCGAAAGGATGCTGGGGTTAGAGCAGAGGGAGTTCCAGAGTTGTGGTGACTCATGGCTGTTTTTTACAGACGATGTGGAGGAGAAGGTCGTTGCGGTTTTTAAAAGCACtggggaggaggaggcggggtaAGGGGACCGGATGAGGGGGGCAGGGTTATTTTGAGTGCGGGGGGTTATTTCCAACCAGGACCAACTCAGAGGTACGTGTACTTAGCCTGCAGCTCGTATCCTGCAGGCTCTTCTGGATTTCAGGGGTCGCGATGAGGGTCAAAACAGCCCAATCAGAGGAGCTAAAAGCAATCCGTGGTGTCAGCGGGCCAAAACTTTCACCTGCTTTTAGCTGGTAGAAATAGATTTGGCTCTCCGGGAGGCTGAAAGCATAGCCCCAAAATCCCCCGGTGTTGAGAGGGAATCTCTCCTCCAAAGGGATAGCAGATGCAGTTTGGACCCTGCAAAGATGCATTCGTCTGAGTTGCGCTGGCGTGGCAGAGGCTCTGTAGCTGGTTACGGGGGTCTGAGAGACCACAGTGAGGTTGGTAGGTCTGGTGGCCATGTTGTTtgtgaaaaaaggagaaaacttgtttttctgagagggaaaaactgttaaattcaacCTGAAATGTGAGATTATTTATCCTGATACAGGTGAGAGAATAGACCTATGGCTGAGAAGATAAATCGGGCCTGTATCCAATTGGGTGAGCGGGGTGCGAATGGAGCCGCCCCTTTTGTAATGTGATTGTCATCGGGGCAGTAAGGTTTACCTAGGACGATTGATATGCACACAGGTAAAAGTGCCGCTAATTGTTTTAGTGGTCTGGCGAAGGGGGTAATATTGTGGATTCGGTCTGagtaccgctaattgttttaGTGGTCTGGAGACCGGGGTATTATTTGTGGATTCAGTCTGagtaccgctaattgttttaGTGGTCTGGCGAAGGGGGTAATAATGTGAATTCGGTCTGAGTTCCGCTAATTGTTTTAGTGGTCTGGCAAAGGGTAATATTGTGAATTCGGTCTGAGTGGCGGAAGGGCAGCGGGGCACCTGggaggcggagttggtctcGGGCGCAATCTTTCAAACGAGGTAAGCAGCATTCGGGGATGAGCCGGGGAACGAACAATAAGGAAAAAGAGACTGCTCTGGTTGCGGGCCGGTGCGGATCGGAGCGAAGGGAGAACTTAGACTCTGAGCGggatttgagaaaaaaagactaaggatttggtttcaggatttgcCCTGTTATCGAGTATAAGGTTTTGGGTATACGGGGTTCCctacaggttatttctaggggttttttgttttgcgtattttggagagaaaccgcggaggtttttttgttttgttttgtttttgaggaggttttttttttgttgttgtttgttttttgctgtaagCCGCTGGGAGCCGCGGTGCGTTTATGATCGCGAGAGTTTTTTGCGACTCggactttgattttaaatttctttgtttggattaaacaaatgcatataaattgaaataaacttttcccacaaggcatgcaccctgtatgtctggccatactgaacgttacaaaagcacaagtttaactaagcacatttatactggtttaacacattttcacccaTAAACACGGTCCCAGAGACACAGGCCCGGTCCCGAGTCAGGCGCGCGCACGAGCGCGCCTAGACACACAGGCGCGCTCGTGCGCGCCCTGTGCACTCATGCGCTGTCAtgcgctgacccaccaccagatggcatttctttagggaaaaaaggaaaaagtttttattggattaaaaaaataaaagaatgctatttgatataaaaacttttctaaaataagcaattagttcttatttttgggggaagaaaagcaatgcatattttggatgaatatcatatttttatgaaaatcataatttttatgaatatcataatttaattattatcataatttaattattatcataatttaattacttcctgagctcatgaataattcatagAACCTAACACTCAAAAAGCTCATGAATATTTTTGACAGAAGGGGTATAATATCACTCTCTTATGTGGTATTAAAACACGccaaatgttttccttttacGCACATTTTATATAAAACCGATTTACCAGTAGGCTGCCATTGTTATTTACTTCTCAATGCATTCTGGGTAGTGACGTCATTCTGGGTAGTGACATCACACGGTTGTACCGCATCGAGTTCACAGTTAGCAGCGCACTGGAAATGGCTTCTGTTCAACCTTTCCAGTTTGAACCAGAGCAAACTGAGAGAGAGGATGAAAATAGTCAACCAGTATGTAGTTTAGATGAAGATGAAAACAATCCGTCACACGAGAACGCGAGAGTGAGGGAAAACTACTGGTGTCTATGTGGCTACTCAGTCCAAATTCCATTGACTCTTAGAAATGACTAGACTCGTACCAACAGTAACACCATTAgttataaaatgttttaagaaatgtgttttgggtgtcttaaaggaaaatgtaaacagaaGGCAAGATCCATTATAGTTTGCAAGGATAGGGTACAGCTGATGTTATAAATAgcatgacatttttatttttaaattgccTTGACGTCCCACAACTTATGCTTggcttctttttgtttatttttgctctGTGTTTAGGACGTTCCagtctttatttattaattaatttatttttattcaaaagCAAATGAAACTGAGTGGAGACATTTCAAATAAATGGTATCATTTTTACAAACAGAACTGATTGCTATCAGCTGGAACaatattattaattttaattgatTAAGTACCAGTGCTCCTTAAGGTTGTGCCAGGCACAGGTCAGGTTACTCCTTTTCACAATTTGCTTCACAAGGAAGAGGACATAACCATTTACTTTTTTGATATACAGTGGTTTGTAGCCTGATGTGATGACAGCCACTTCATTTAGGATGTAAAGAAAACCCAAAAGactgttttcaaagtaaaggTGTACAGAGGCCTAGGTCAGAGAGTTTTTCAACTCCCACCTCTGACAGAGCTTTAGTAGCATTTCATATTAAGATTTTCAATAATTACCCGAGAATACAATTTTGGACCCAGAGCTATTATAGTTAAGTGTAACAAAACTAggtgaataaaaacattttagtgaaccagaaaaagaagctaaacATCAGAAAAAGATGTAACTACATGAAACCTTTTTTTGTCCATACAAGACAGAAACTAATAATGTACAGGAAATGTGTTTAatttgaatgtgtgttgttttcttttttaaatttcaaattttaGAAACCAAAAGGAAATTCTACTTATATTTCAATTAATGAAGACAGTCTGGAAATATGTATCTGTCATAGTATCTATTCATACACTACAGATCACATTTCGCTTAAATCACATATGTACATATATCAACAGATTTTTTGCCCCTCTCTGCAGAAAGACTCACAACTTTAGTCTCAAAGCTGAACTTTTACCACATATAAAATTCAAAACTGTGTTTCTTATTTGTGTCAATTTAAATCCATACATGAGGGGATTAATAATTGGTGGGATGAGGAGAATTTCCATTGCCATAAAATTCTCAAAACCTTGTGGTATTTCTTTTGAGCCAAATCGCATGTATAAcatatcaaaaagaaaagacagaacaaCAACTGTTAAAGAGAATACATGTGGTACACATGTCTGCATGAATTTGTTCCAGTTTTCTTTGGATGACTGACATGTTTTGATCAGATGTACATAAGaccagaaaacaaaaaggacATGGCCGATATAAAAGGTGTAAGTAAAAGCAGGAATAACAATTTTAGCTACAGAGGCAGAGCAAGCTAGATTAGAAATTAACCAGTTTATACAGTAGATTCTTGGTATGTGTGAGCCACATAACCTCAACACTGCTGTTGTTATCGTGCTCATGAAGAGAAGATAAAAGGGAATAAGCCaagcaaaaaatacaaaaatagaaACTCTTTGTTTAGTCATCAGAGAGTGGTACAGAAGAGGTCGACATATAGCCACGTATCTGTCATAGGCCATGAGAGCTAGAAGAGAGAAGTCAGCACAAACTGAAGAGTGCAATACAAAACCCTGCAAAAGGCATCCTGCATAAGAGATGACATGAGTGGTGGACAGAAGATCGTAGAGAAACTTGGGATAAAATGCAGCTGTCCCATAGAGTCCATTGACACACAGATTGCAGAGGAAGATGTACATGGGTTCATGAAGGCTTTTATCCACAATGACTGTCACAATTATCGTCAAATTTACCAGCCAAATcacacagtaacacagtaaAGTGAGAACAAAGAGAGTGACCCTGTAGTTTGCAATATCACTTAAACCTGAGAGAGTAAAAACAGTAATTACTGAAACATTATCCATAACAAAATATTAGTTTACCTTACTAGGTGACATTTCAAACTGAGAGCAAACGACATTTTTACAAGATAAAGTCAGGGTGTAATGAAGTCTCTCTGTATACTGTCCAACTGACGAAGTATGTCACCAGAGGTTTATATACTCTTCTTGTCAGCCACAATTACGTCGTCAGCATGATGTAAGCGGTGCTTTCACTTCTTGAGttgaataatttttaaaaaaaattaaatttacttTTAAGAATAAAGTTCTTTATGTCTTATGTAACTGCTCTCTATAGAGCTTGAATAGATTCACAGTAAAGATTGTGTTAAGAAGGTGGAAGAGTGATGTGTGAGCAGCAGTATGACTTCAGTATGGCTTCATGACAAGAAAGAGCACTTTAGATGTGATGTATAGTATGCATATGTATAGCATGTAtagaatacatgtgtgtgagaTAGATATAGATAAATATGACAGAGAAGATGCAAGGAGTAGAGGTAGTGATGGTAGATCAGTTTTAATACATAGAGGGAACCATACAAAACAAGAAAGTCCAAAAGGGATTTGAAGTTACAGTTTACATCACGGCTGGTGTGCCAAGTCAGGTAAACAGACTCAATTGCAGACCACACTCGGAGGCTCTGGCAGTAGGTGAAAATGCTTTATttacaaacagtgaaatgtgcaaCAGAAAGACAAAACCCACATGGCAGACAGGTCTGGACcagatctggtgtcaagccggcactgttggctgacttctggcatgttaagtggtatgtcatccagatatgggccaggtcTGCCGCAGAtcgcactgtttatgtgatggcatgccatatctggcccgattatggtttggtttatgtggcccaggctcatagaaaccAGGTCTCGGTCCCGGTGTCATGGAAGGGTGTATGtaaaccagatgtgggccaggtctggcaatgatgccactatttatgttcctattttcctattttagttagaagacccaaatgccatgttgcaatactatactgctatggtagccaaagTTTCAAAGCAGGTCTGACAggtttcaaatcaaatcaaatcaaatcaaaatttatttatatagcacatttaaaaacaacagttatgatcaaagtgcttcacaaattaaaagataaaataagacagataaaaataagataagaaaGATACAACGCAGGAGGAGACAACcataaaaaacaaccaaatgATAATCAAACTATCTTACATCAGAGCCAGAGTGAAAAGATGGGTCTTTAAAcgagatttaaaagactgaacagtCTCAGAAGAGCGAATGGCAatagggaggttgttccacagTCTAGGAGCTACAATGGCAAAGGCACGGTCACCTCTGGTTTTCAACCTAGACTTAGGTTGCATTAAGAGCATCTGGTTTGAAGATCTTAATGCTTTTATGGGATTATACAAATGAAGAAGTTCTGTTAAATAGCTAGGGGCCATGTTATTTAAGATTTTATAAGTGagtaaaagaattttaaaatcaatgcgaaatttcacagggagccagtgtaACTTGGCTAAAACTGGAGTCATATGATCATGCATTCTCGCACCCGATAAAAGGCGTGCAGCAGAGTTCTGTACTAATTGCAACCGGTGAAGAGAGGAGTGAGGGAGGCCTAAATAGAGGGAGTTACAATAGTCCAGTCTAgaggtaatgaatgcatgaataagcTTTTCAAGGTCCTTGTGGGAGAGGAAAGGCTTAGCTTTAGCAATTTGACGTAACTGATAGAAGCTGGATTTAACCACAGTAGATACTTGTTTCTCTAATTTGAAAGAGCTATCCAGGAGTACCCCAAGGTCTCTTACAACGTTGGAGAGGTAGCTGGCAAGTGGGCCAAGGGTAACAGTTAACTGGTTCAATGGAATATGGCTGTCAAAGACAATAACTTCTGTTTTACTGTCATTCAAGGTTAGAGAGTTTTGCGATAGCCAGGTTCTCACAtcatgaagacagttaaacaaTGTATGCAATGGATCTGTGACATTCAAACTCAAAGGgaaataaatttgaatgtcaTTGGCATAACAATGGAAAGAAATATTGTATCTTTGAAAAATAGATCCCAAGGGCAACATGTACAGAGAGAATAACATAGGGCCCAAAACAGAcccctggggcacaccacagagaaaaggagcagaggaggaggagtattGCCCCATAGTGATAGAGAATGACCTCTCTGAAAGATAAGATTTAAACCATGATAAGGCTGTGCCCTTAAGGCCAACTACTTGCTCTAACCTtgataataaaatgttatgatcTACTGTGTCAAACGCAGAAGTCAGATCCAGTAAGACTAGAACCACAGAGCAACCTGAGTCGGTGGTTAAAAGGAGATCATTTAAAACTCTTAGCAAAGCTGTCTCAGTACTATGTCGAGGCTTGAAGCCCGACTGGAATTTTTCAGGGATATCATTGGAATCTAAGAAGGTCTGAAGTTGTTTACAGACCACCTTTTCCAGGATCTTTGACATAAAGGGAAGCTTAGAAATTGGTCTATAATTTGAAAGAAACCAGGCGTTTGGCGAGTCAATGGCTGGAGATTCAGAAGAGTTTGACGATCATAGGTAAGAAGCGCAAAGGCgtcaggtttgtgagtgtacactttatccaaaacctagtgagggtttatgGGGTTTATGAACAGAGtttttacttttgcactattatgttccggcacatgttgttattacaatgcttgattaaggtacacgttaggctgacatctggggccagagctgtaactgttctgggccagcacaggacctacgttgtgtctgcaactggccttgtgctggcccatttgtgggccacctctggcaaaccagatctgggccaccaaaggatCGTCATTCTAGTGCTAGTGCAGTTTGCTAGTAGCAAACTGTAAATGCCTCGGCCCACGCACCCATGAAATGGAAACATCTGAGCCTCATTTGCCAGCATTTAAGCAGAAGGATGGCAGCTATTCATTGCTGTATCGTTGGAGAGTGGCTGGCAACGAGCAGTGAGTGACCAAAGAGGAGCAAGTGTTTTCCCCCCTGTCCTCCCTGCCCTGGATCCTCTGTCACTTTTGTATATAGCACTATTCCCTGCACTGTTTGTACATACACCTGGAACATATAATAAATCCCACTGTGTTCTTCTCAAATTGGAGAGTCTTGCGTGTGAGTCCTCAGTGAACCGTAAGCATGTTGTGCTCTCTGAGCAGTTGTGACACAAGAGCCTGGTTTTGCCAGAGGTCTCCTCTTGTTTAAACAGAGTTTGTCCTTCCACTCACATTCATGTTATACTAAACTTATTGTTTAACACACATCTGAAAATGTCGGTTTCAAGTGTTAAATCCGTACAAATAAAGGACGTTTCATTCTTTTTGAGGgaagtttttaattttaagtGTTTTAATTGTTCAAAAtgattaaagttattaaatttttcaaattaaaaatatattatatattgtaGTTTATATTTATAATGAATAGCCTCCAGATGATCTGGTTTGACCTCTGATTTATCTTTGTACCAAACAGTTTGGAAATAGTATAATACAGCAGGTGAGATGCATGGATCATATCAGATCTTTATCCTTGTAGAAGCTTTATTTAGCTTATTAATTGTTTTTAAGGCATTTCCTGGATTATCGCCCTGGTACCTTTCtgatatttttaatttgtaCACTTCTTCAAGATCACTGAGGTCTGCAGACCAGATGCTCCTAGATTTCCTGAGGTCCAGATTAAGGCACATAGGAGATCGGGCCTTTGCTGTGGCTGCTCCTAAACTGTGGAACAAAATTCCGTTTCACATCAGGACCACCCCAACatgagacatttttaaaacccatttgaaaacccacttttattttttgtcttttaaatcaGAAGTTTTGATTACTTTTTTGTGGTATTTCATACTgaggttttctctttttatgtTTCCTTTCTTAAATTCTGTCATCTTGTcctgtgtttttttgtcatttgatTATTATTACATGATAGCACCTTGGTCAACAGCAATTTTTTAAACGtgctttagaaatatattttactTTGAATTTAGAGGGTGTGCCATTAGAAAGAAGATATCATAGAGCTGAGGGTTGGTTGGAAGGATAAGCACAGGAAGGAGTAGAAGAGAAAAGAGTTACTGTTAAAATACTATTATTGcattggttgtttgtttgtttttttggaattTTATGCTATGGGattcaaatactttaaaaaaaggaaaaaacacaattttatccTTGATATGCTAAACAAAACTCATATCTTTAAAGTAGTAAATACTACAGTATGTTAAGAAATGAGGGTATGTGATCAGATTTCAAACTTATGGTGTTATTAATTAATGTATAGAGGGAAGTTTACATACAAATTTATAaacaaaaaatgtctgaaaaaagTACGTAACAATTCAATTCCATTCAGTTTGATTTATATAATGCCggatcacaacagcagtcacctcgaGGCTTAACAGGAGATGATCTTTCAAcattataataatccataacAACTGCATGTTGACATTTGCGCCAGTAAAAAGTTTTACTGACAGAAACAAATAGtaatgaaaaaatacaaaagtacaaaaaagcCCCCAAACTAATAACACTGATCCTTATATTTATACTTTGTCATAAACTAAGGAGTAACACACAGTGAGGCCTGCACTAACCATTTAGAAAAGAACATTTCATACAATATTTTGTTTACTTTAAACCTAAGGCACTTGTTTAATCATCTGTTTAATCAACTTTCACATATATTAGCTAATATAACTTGAATATCAGGACACAGCAAGGCAATGAAATCAAATGTGAATTTGTGATGATTTCTGAATGATGTATAGATGAATTTTACAACACTATTCAAAAAATCATGCAGaatcctttttaaaatgaaattcttagtcatgaacatgaaaaaaaatgttcttttcatttaactttTATGCTGGATTGAGCAAATTTGACATGTCatactgcaaaacaaaaaaatattagcAAAATTAGTCTAAACCAAATAAATGTTTGCCTTCGACAACTGCTTGTCTAAATGTTTCTGAATCAAATGCCCTCAGAAAAAGTTGTATTCATATTGTTGCATctgttttgaatatttttgaATAATTTTGAATAAAGAACTCTAACCTTAATGgaaatcattttcttttaaaataaattaagctCAAGATTCTGTCTCGTATTTTGGTGAGTTTAAATTCATATATGAGAGGATTCATAACTGGAGGGATGATGAGAAATTCAATAGTGATGAAGTTTTGGAGGCTTTGGGGTAAATCTCTGGAGCCAAAGCGCAAGTACATCGAATCAAAAGCCATTACAGTGAGAAATATGATCAAAGAGATCAGATGTGGCACACAGGTCTGCGTAAACTTTACCCTGTCCTCGCTGGACCTCGCACATGTTTTAATAAGATATATATAAGTCCAAATTATGAAAAGCGAGTGAGACAGATAAAAGACAACTATTACATATGCACTGATGTTGTTTGAAAGGGTGTCAGCTTCAGGACAAGCAAGTTTAACAATTACCCAGTTTAGACATAAGACTCTCTGAATGTTTATACCACATAACTTGATTCTTGATGTTAGCAGGACATTGATGGTGAAAATGCATAAAGGTGTTAGCCAGGAGAAACTCACCAGCTGAGAGAGCCTCCTCTTAGTCATGAAAGAGTGGTAGTGCAGAGGTCGACATATAGCCAGATACCTGTCAAAGGCCATGACAGCTAAAATGGACAAATCACAGGAGGCAAATGAGTACATGATAAAAGCTTGTAAAAGGCACCCTTCATATGAGATTGTCTGAGAAGACAACAGTAAGTCTGAAAGGAATTTGGGGTAGAAACCTGTGGTCCCATAAAGTGCATTAATGCAAGAGCTGCTCAGTAAAATGTACATAGGTTCATGCAGGTTTGCATCAAGGACAATGAGGAGCACAAGAGaaatattgaaaaataaaattagacAATAATACAGGAAGGTGCATGAGAAGAGGGGTACTCTGAAAGTCATTGTCTCATTAAATCCTGACAGAACAAAACTTATTACATTAGACACATTATCCATGATCAGAGAACTCAAATGCCTTATTAGTgtaaaaatatgtgtgtgtgagtatatGTGAGTGTACAGAGGACAGAGCTACTGCATCGCCATCTCTACCATTGTCTGCTGTGCCTCTACACCTCTTAATTATCgccttttttttaacaacaaaacacagctgggaattcAACCTGTCTTGATCTATTAAAAAAATTccctgaaaaacaacaaagcaaaactATATAATAATATAGTATAATAAAAGTACCTTTTGAatttacagaaataaataattgtaaaatatatcatatcatatcatatcatatcatatcatatcatatcatatcatatataAGACCAGATCGTGTTTTGGAATTGAAACACTACTTTTTAGAACATTATACATGCCCCCTtcatgatttcctttttttttgtatgaagacttgctgtggtaaatggaaccatgaatagactttggagtggcctagtcaaagtcgTGACCTGTCCAACTGAGATGTTTGTGGCTTGACATCAAAAAGGTGGTTCATGCTGGAAAACtctccaatgtggctgaattacaacCATTCTGAAAAGATGAGTGgtgccaaaattcctccacagcactCATTGACAGTTTTTggaaatgcttgattgcagttgttgctgctaaggtTGGCCCAACCAGTCATTAGTTTTAGcgggcaatcactttttcacaaagtgaaaatagcaataataataataacaataattaacACCTTTACAaattgcattttgtgtttacgtTTAAGGGCACTTTTTCACACTACTCTAGATATCCAGAATGATGTTTTTCCCATTGAGCTTGCTTCAATAATCAGCGGAAGTTCTGGTGATGGTGGAGCTGCTTAGCTGGCTACCTGAACATGCCCAACTGCTTATTTTTAACAGTTGGTCAGTTACaggttgcttttgtttttgttgctccACCATTATTGATGTTGGGTACACACTTCATGAACCCCAGTGCTTATTTGCTCAGGTTACTCAGGTTACTCCTTTTCACAATTTGCTTCACAAGGAAGAGAAcataagaattttcttttttgataTACAGTGGTTTGTAGCCCGGTGTGATGACAGCCACTTAATTTTGGATATAAAGAAAACCCAAAAGACTGTTTTAAAAGTAA
This DNA window, taken from Oreochromis niloticus isolate F11D_XX linkage group LG16, O_niloticus_UMD_NMBU, whole genome shotgun sequence, encodes the following:
- the LOC102081178 gene encoding olfactory receptor 6C1-like, which encodes MDNVSVITVFTLSGLSDIANYRVTLFVLTLLCYCVIWLVNLTIIVTVIVDKSLHEPMYIFLCNLCVNGLYGTAAFYPKFLYDLLSTTHVISYAGCLLQGFVLHSSVCADFSLLALMAYDRYVAICRPLLYHSLMTKQRVSIFVFFAWLIPFYLLFMSTITTAVLRLCGSHIPRIYCINWLISNLACSASVAKIVIPAFTYTFYIGHVLFVFWSYVHLIKTCQSSKENWNKFMQTCVPHVFSLTVVVLSFLFDMLYMRFGSKEIPQGFENFMAMEILLIPPIINPLMYGFKLTQIRNTVLNFICGKSSALRLKL
- the LOC100701184 gene encoding olfactory receptor 2G6-like; its protein translation is MDNVSNVISFVLSGFNETMTFRVPLFSCTFLYYCLILFFNISLVLLIVLDANLHEPMYILLSSSCINALYGTTGFYPKFLSDLLLSSQTISYEGCLLQAFIMYSFASCDLSILAVMAFDRYLAICRPLHYHSFMTKRRLSQLVSFSWLTPLCIFTINVLLTSRIKLCGINIQRVLCLNWVIVKLACPEADTLSNNISAYVIVVFYLSHSLFIIWTYIYLIKTCARSSEDRVKFTQTCVPHLISLIIFLTVMAFDSMYLRFGSRDLPQSLQNFITIEFLIIPPVMNPLIYEFKLTKIRDRILSLIYFKRK